TCACCGGCAACACGCGAACGTTCCGCGGCATCGGTGCGATTGACGACGGCTCAATCCTCACCGCCTCGCTCGAGAGCGGCTATCCGCTGCCGCTCGGCGCAAGCTGGACGATCGAGCCGCAGGCTCAGATCATCTGGCAGCGGACATCCCTCGACAGCACGCAGGATCTGTTCTCGACGATCAACTACGGCGCCTCCGACGTTCTCACCGGTCGGCTCGGCGTGCGGCTGCAGGGCGCACTCCAGGTAGGCGCGACGCCGTTGCAGCCATACTTGCGCGCCAACCTCTGGCACACGTTTGATGCCACCGACAGCGTGACATTCGCGCTGACCCCCATCGGCACCGCGATCGGCGCCAGCGCTTACGAGGTCGGCGGCGGCGTGATGGCGCAGCTTACGACGTCGGTCGGCCTATACATCAATGCCAGCTACCTGGGCAATCTCGGCTCCGAACACCGTCGGGCCGCCGGTGGCAACGCCGGACTGCGCGTCACCTGGTGACTCGCGACGACGGATGGAGGTTCAGAACGGAGCGAATCACCCTTCCGAATGGCTCTTCCTCAGACGACGAACTTCATCCAGAATTTCATGCCCGTAACGACCGCTCACCCTGTGCATCAAGGCGATCCAGATGTCCGCGGCCGATCGCGCCGTTCCCGGGATTGATCGAAATGGCCGCAATCGCAGTGCGTGCTGCGCTCGAAACGCACCTGCGACACGAGCCCCGGAAGGCGAGCCGCAGCCGCATCAAACGGTCGCGAGGCGTGCGCCGCCCGCAATATCGGCTGCGCGTGGACGACTTTCGGGTGTTCCATGATGTTTCCGGGGCGACCGTCGAGGTTCTGGCGATCGTGGCCAAATCGGAGGCCGAGTCATGACTCGCATGAGATCGTCATCACGCGTCATGGCAAGCCCGCAGGTGTCCTGATTGGCTTCGAATCCGAAGACGATTGGTTCGAATACCACCTTGAGAACGATCCCCGCTTCCTGCGTCGCATTGAACAGGCGCGGAACAGTCTGCGCGCAGGGCATGGGATCAGTCTGGAAGACCTCGATCCTGAATAATCGGTGCGGTGTCGTAGCCTGCGCAAAGACCATCGAGCCATCGGATACATTGTAGTGCGCTGGAGACCGCGTCATAGCACCACGGCGAACGCGTAGTGCCCATCTTCATCGGCCGTGGCGCGCCATTTCGGTCCACCATTCGCCGCGACACTCTCAACCAACCATCGCTCCGCGCTCGCGCGCCGGCGTGCGCCATCTCCGCCGATCCGGAACATCGCCGGCATCCGTCTGTTGCCCGGCTGGAGAGCATTGGAACCCGCCCTTCTCGTTGTCACGCCGACCCGGGGTCCATTCGTCATAGTTATGAGGAAGTGGCGCCAAGGAACGTGACCGATGGACGAACAGGAATGGCTCACTGAGCAGTTCGCAGCTCATCGCACTCAACTGCGGAAGGCCGCCTACCGGATTCTCGGCTCGGTGGGTGAGGCCGACGACGCCCTGCAGGAATCCTGGCTCCGAATCAGCCGCGCCAATGCACATGGCGTCGAAAATATGGGTGGATGGCTGACGACGATCGTCGGGCGGGTGTGCCTGGACATGCTGCGCGCGCGAGTGCGCAGGTCGAGGCGCGAGGAGTCCTTGGACGCGCTGGGGTCGGACGCGGTGGCGAGTGGCGGGAATGTGATCGACCCGGAGCAGGAGGAGATGCTCGCCGATTCCGTCGGGCTGGCATTGCTCGTGGTCCTGCAGACATTGCCGCCGGCGGAGCGGGTCGCCTACGTCCTGCATGACATGTTCGATTTGCCCTTCGACGAAATCGCGCCAATTGTCAGGCGGTCCGTCGAAGCGACCCGCCAGCTTGCGAGCCGTGCGCGTCGCCGTGTTCAGGAAGGCAGGGCAGTTCCAGAGGCCAATCAGGCTCGCCGGCGTCAGATTGTGGAAGCCTTCCTGACGGCGTCTCGCGCCGGCGACTTCGATGCCCTGGTCGCCGTGCTCGATCCCGACGTGGTGCTCCGTGCGGACGAGGCCGCTGCACGCAGCGAAGTCGCAATAGAGATTCGCGGTGCGTCAACGATTGCCAGACGGGCGCTTGCGTTCTCGGGGCGCGCGCCGGCGACACGCCTTCTGCTTGTGAATGGCGCCGTCGGAGCGGCGTGGTTTCAAGACGAAAAGCCCGTCATCATTTTTGCGTTCACTGTCGACGACACGAAGATCGTTGAGATCGAACTCATTGCCAATCCCGAAAGGCTTCGCAGCATCGACCTGGCAAATCTCGATGAGCAGGGGTCCACATAAAAGACTGGGCTGCGTGACGCGTCCTGTCACGAAGTGGGGGCTCCGCTTCGTCAATAAGGTATGGGCTGATGCCGAAGCCCAGGTTCGAGCAACCCTGGAGATCAAAGCCATGAAATATCTGATGTTCATCTATCAACCAAAGGACTTCGACGCGAAGGCGCTCACCGAAAGCGAGTACAAGGCCGTGGCGGAGCAGTACGCGGCCGTGACCGCAACACCCAACGTAAAGCCGGGACTACCGGCTGGTCTGCCGAAAGACGCTGTTACCGTTCGCGTGCAAAACGGCGAGGCCGTAACAGCGCAAGGCACCTACCAGGAACACGCAGTGGGAGCTTATTTGGAGTTCGAAGCCGACACGATTGACGCCGCGATCGAATTGGCCGCCCGCATCCCGGCTGCCCGTTTGGGGGGTGCCGTCGAGGTTCGTCCGGCCCAGAAATACTGGTAAGAATGCCAGCTTCAACATTGCCGGGCGGCCGCAACTGATCGGTTTTCGGCCGCCTCGGCCCGCCGATGCCGAACCCGACGCAAGTGGCCACAGAGCCGCCCACGACCCGCTGCATGATATTTCGCCCGATCGCACCGGGGCCGGTTTCGGCGACTGGGTACGAGATTGCAACCGATGGCGCACAAGAGGACCCTCAACGAACATCGTTTGACCAGGCGCCAGGTCGAGGCGCTGATAGCATCCGGCGCGAGAGCTCGCCCCGACTTGACGGCGGCGCTGGAGAACGCGCTGCTGCAACCGCGTGTCTACGAGCTCGATGGCGATCGTTATCTGCTGGTGTTCGGTGAGGTTTCGGGACTTGGAGGAAAGGGCGACATCTACGCGGCCGAGGACTTTCATCGCTTCGTGCGCTGGAGCGCGAAGGTCGACGAAGACGCAAAACACGGGCGCCAGGGCTCCACGAGCCATTGGGCCTACTATTCGCAGCTCGAAGATCGGCTGATATTCAATATCGACACGCTGATCGCGCGGCTATGTTCGACGATGTCGAGGACGCCGGACGATCTCGATTTCACTTACAAAAGTCTCGACCTTGTCTCCGAATATGTGGAGCGGATCGGCGTCGAGCGGGCGCAGCAGGAGCTTTACGACCACCTCGTCGCTTATGTCGGCGAAGTGCTGAAGTTGCGCATTCAAGGGCGTTGGTACGTCAGCGGCGACGACCGGCAACCCTATCCGTATCTTGGAGGGGCCCAGCATGATCACGTGATGCCGATCAACGTGGTGTGGCAAGAGCTGTCGGGTTACGGCCCGGTGAACCTGAGGACCGCGGCGGCGAACGAGGTCCGTCGCGCGCGCAAACCGCACTGGCCCGGCGCCGGCGCCACGACGAGCATTCGCGCCGCCGCACCAAGGGGCGTACTGGCGACGCTTCCGGCGGATGCTTACGAGGTCACGACACGATGGGCGGATGGCCGGCCGTGGATCGTCATCCTCAAGGAAGACGTCGAGGTTGCCGGCATTCCGTGCCGGGGCGAAGCGGCGTTCGACCGCAGGGGTGACCTCATCAGTGGCACGCTGTCCCGCGAGTGGCATTTCGGCACGCGTCGCTTCGCCGCGAACTCCAGCTTCCGTTACTACCGGGGGCGCGAAGATGGACGTCTCAACGATGTGAAATTGGGTGCGGATCAAGAGATCGATGGCCTGCCTTGCCTTGGCGGGACGTTGGTGTGGTTCCATCCCAACCAGCGCGTCAGCTCGCTCAACTTGGCCAGCGATCGCGACGTCGACGGCATTCCTTGCGCGAGCGGCAAAGACTTTTCCCTGGCGTTGAACTTTCACGCGAACGGACGCCTTGCGGCCGCCGTGCTGGCGCGAGGGCACGTCCTCATCGGGCGGGAATTTCCGCGCGGGACGCGCATCAGCTTGGACGGAAAGGGAGGTCTCGCTGACGTGGCTCTTCGAGAAAACTGAGCCATCGATGGGCACCCCGGTCGAAGCGGGCGCGGAGCAGCTTCTCGGAACGCGGATTTGCGGATTGGAGCGAATGACAGCTTCGGCGTCGCAGTTTTGCCGATTGGGGCGCGTGGCGGATTGCGGCATCATAGCGCCACGGCGAAGCAATATTGCCCATCTTCATCGGCCGTGCCGCGCCATTTCTGCGATGCTGCAGATCCTGCCAGTTGACGCGCGGGCTTGCGCGTCAGGCCGGCAATATCTCCTGGCTGCTTGCCGCCAATCGCCTCTGCGGAATGCGCCGGTGGAGCAGCCAGACTGCGATCGCCATGTTCATGATGTTCCAGGCGATGCCATTGACCAGCGCCGCTGCATAGGAGCCGGTCCAGTCGTAGATCGCACCGGCCAGCCAGCCGCCCAGCGCCATGCCAGCGAGAGTGACCGAAATGGCGAGGCTGACGCGAAGACCGGCCTCCCGCGCCGGAAACAGCTCGCGAATGATCGCCGCATAACTCGGGATGATGCCACCCTGCGCCAAGCCGAAAATGGCGGAAATGACGTAGAGCGAGACCAGCCCGTTGAACGGCAGATAAAGCGCGAGCGCGATGGCCTGCATCGCCGAGCCCAGCAGCAACGTCGGCAACCCGCCGATAAAATTCAACACCCAGCCGAAGATCAGACGGCTCGCCACGCCAAAGCCGAGCATGACCGCCAGCATCTCGGCGCCGCGCGCAGAGCCGTATCCCAGATCGCCGCAGTAGGCGACCACGTGGACCTGCGGCATCGACATGGCGACGCAGCAGCACAGGCCGGCGAAGGCCAGCAGACCTTGGGTAACGCCCGGAGCCAAGCCCATGGCCTGGTAGGTACTGCCGGTGCTCGCCGCTTCGAGCGTCGCCTTGTGGAATACAGGCCGCCGCAGCAGAACCAGGGAGAGCGGCAGCATCGTCGCCAGGCAGAAGAGGCCAATGCCGATATGGGTCTGCCGCCAGCCGACCGCCGCGATGAAGTGTTGGATGATCGGCGTCCAGATCACGCCGGCAAGGGAGCTGCCGGCAGTGGCCATGGAAATGGCGAGGCCGCGGTGCCTATCGAACCAAAGCGAGGCGTCGGCCACCAAGGGCGCGAAGCTCGCCGCGCCGCCGAGGCCGATCGTGACGCCGGAGACGACCGCAAAGACGAGCAGGCTCGGAGCAAACGCAGTGAGGACGTAGCCGAGACTCATCAGGATCGTGCCCGCGGCGAGGGGCGGCAAGATGCCGAATCGATCTGCCAATCGGCCGACAATGATGCCGCCGATCATGAAGCCGACGGTCGTGAATGCATAGGGCAGCGTCGCGTCGGCGCGAGGGGCACTGAAATCGGCTTGCACTGCCGGCAGCGCCACGACGAGAGACCACATGCCCACGCAGCCCAGTGTACTGAGGGTGATGGAGACGACGAGGCGAGTCCAGGAATATGAAGTCTCGATCGACGGCATTTCAGGCGGCACGATGGCGGGTTTCCACTAGGCTTGCTCCAAGTCGGCCGTAGATACGGCCCGCCTTTACCCGCGACAAAGCAGGATTTCTCTTTTGTAGAACGAGCGAAACTCATGCACCCTGCGGCCCTATCGCATAGCCTGGAGTCGCCATGACGTATCTGCTGCCGCCACTCAATGCCCTGCGCGCCTTTGAGGCCGCCGCCCGCCATCTCAGCTTCAAGCAGGCCGCCCACGAACTGCACGTCACCGCCGGTGCCGTCAGCCAGCAGGTCCGCCTGCTGGAGGAGCGGCTGGGTGTGCAACTATTCGAGCGGCGGACGCGGCAGGTGGTCCTGACGTCCGTCGGGGAAACCTATCTAACGCAGATACGTCAGGCGTTTCGTTGCCTCGCTGACGCCACCGCCGAGCTCAAGCCTGACGGCGTCACAAGCATGTTGCATATTGGGGTACACGGGAGCTTCGTCGTTGATGGGTTGCGGACGCGCCTGGCGCGGTTCCGCCAGGCCCAGCCACAGGTCGCCATTCGCCTCAGCCAACCGGCGGGGCTGCACGAGCTGCTCGAAGGCAAGGTCGATGTCGTGATCGCGGAAAGAGTGCAGCGCTGTCCAGGCCACAGGTGCGAGCCTCTAGAGGGTGGTTTTTTGATCGGCCCGCTCGGCACGGCGGATTGTCGCGAGATCGAAACGCTGCGTTCATGCCTGCTCGGCCACGTCGAGCTTGAGCCCCCGACCACGACCAAGGCGCCACCGGTCGTCAACACGGCAGGCCCAGCACGCAGACCATCTAAGCCTTTCTTTTCTGTCTGAACGCGGTCAGCGCTCCGACGCTGGAGTCGACCTGGCATTGGCTCGCATGGGCGCGCGCGCATAGCCCTCCGGGATGACGATCGAGGGATCGGCTGGGTCCAGCGCATCGTGCGTGACGACCGTGCCCACGAGTGCGGTTGTGGCAAGATCGAACTCGGTCTTTCGCATTGAGGCGAGCGAGGCCTGGACACGAGTGCGGTAGAATACGTAGGCCGCAAGCAGCGCCTGGGCGATCGCGGTAAACAAGAATAGCGCGCGCGGTCCTGCCGCCGACATGAAGGTGGCGGCAATGAGAGGCCCGACCACCGAACCGAGGCCGTTGGTAAGCAGGATTGTAGCGGCGATCGGTACGACGTCGCTCGCTGGAGTCTTGTCGTAGGCGTGGGCAGCGGCAAGCGAATAGCCGGGCAGCGCTAGTGCCCCGAAGAGAATGCCGAATAGCAGCAGCGTCGTTCCCGATGCGGAGATCAGCCACGTGGCGACGCCCGTAGCGGCAGCTCCGATCAGGAGAACAAGCAGAACCCAGCGGCGATCGAGGCGGTCGGATAGACGGCCGACCGGGAACTGGACGATTGCGCCGGCCAGCACGGCCGTACTCATGAACTGGGCCACCTGATCGATGCTGAGGCCGCTGCTGGCGGTCGACAGCGGCGCAAGGCCCCAGAATGCACCGTTAGCGGCTCCAATCATGAAACTTGCGACCAGCGCGACCGGCGCCGCGCGATATAGCTGCCCGACGCGAAAGCTGACGATGGTAATCGGTGCTGGTTGCGCGGCGCGGGTCAGCGCCACCGGAACGATGGCCAACGAGGACAGCATGGCGGCCACCATGAAGTTCCCGGCCTCGGCGATCGGATAAAGCGTCACCAAACTCTGACCAAGTGTGATGGCACCATAATTGACCATCACGTAAGCCGACAGCACGAGTCCGCGCGTCTCGTTCGAGGCGCGATCGTTGAGCCAGCTCTCGACCACCAGATAGAGACCGGCGAGGCAGAGGCCGGTTACGCCGCGGAGCACGATCCAGGCTGCGACCACCGGTGCGAGCGCGTAGGCAAGCGCCACCGCAGCCGCCAACGCAACCATCGCTGTAAAGGCGCGAATGTGTCCTGCGCGCAAGATCAGATAAGGCGCGAGCAGGCAGCCGCTGACGAAGCCGACGTAATAGGCTGAACTGATGACGCCGAGCGCAAGATCGTCAAAACCTTCCGCGCTGCCGCGCAACGGCAGCAAGGTGAATTGCAGGCCGCTGCCTGCCAGCAGGAACGCGAGCCCCAGGAGCAACGACACGATCGGGCGCAAGGTCTTCGGCATCTAGATCGCACCAACAGTCATCGGGTCCAGATTCATCGAATCCACAATGTGTTGGCAAGACGGATAAGCAATAAAGAGCTGCGTACCAATTTGGAGGCGTGTCGGGCGAGATCGTTATCGGAGCCCTAGCCTCGAAGACAAAGGTCGAGCGTTCGAAATGTGATGCCTGCACACGATCGATGGCCTACGAACTGGAAGGAAACGAACAGTGGTTGCGATTGACGTCGCCCGGGGCGGTTGCGCCGTGTCGAAGGCTTTCGCAGACATGCCTATTAGAGCGCATCTCCGGATACAGATTCGTCGTGGAATAGCGAAGCGGTAGCGCCCCGCTCATCGACCGTGGCACGCCACGGCCGATGAAGGAAGAGTGACCTTTCTGTCTCGCCGCGGTGCGGCGTCTCGATGCGCGGTCTTGAGATGCGGTTGCGGCCGACGAGATCACCGGGACTGGTTGTCCGGGCTCTTCAAATGTTTCCTAGTGCCGCTCACACCGACAGATCGCTTTGAAGGACGCTCGCGCATCTCGGCACGTGCGTTGTTCGGATTGTTCGCGTTGCCCATAGCATTGGCGGAGCCCGCTGAGTTAGGGGAACCTGCAGCGCCGCCCGGCCCTATGAGGCCCGACTTGCCGGCGGGTGTCTGCGCATTTTTGTTCAGGGCATCACGATCGGGATACATTGCGCAGTCTACGCATTGCGCGGACGCGAAGGATGTCAGGGAAATCGACATCAAGGAGGCGGCAACTAGGGTCTTGTAGATCATCATGGACGCTCTCTTGGTTCTTGCTGTTGCCCAGCTAAGCCGAACGGCAAATGGTCGGCCCGGGAAAATCGGGCCGATGCTCGGCAAAGGTTGCAATCTGAGAAACATGTCGGCGTGCGCTTTGGTTCGCTGCCTCACCGGTAGGGCTGACTTGCGTGTGCGTCAGGGCGACTGCTTGACGCTCTCGATTGGCGATGCGGTGCGGAGAAGGCTGAGCACGATATTCCGCGCGCCGGGCTCGGCCCGCCGACGGACATGGAGCTCAAGCTGAACTGACAGCGGAAGAAGCGGCCGTGGACCAGGATCACGTCGGAACAGCGGCGGCTTGGCCGTTGCCCGCGCCGATCATGCGCTGGAACTTCGGCCGCCGCGGACGCGCCAGGCTCGATAGCGATAGCATCATAGCGATGCATGCCGAACTTCGCCGATTTCGCGACGCGCCTTGCGGTCGTCAATCCCGGAACATGCGACCAATGTTCCCGCGAACCTGCCCGATTTTCGCGCGTTGTCGAGTCCAAACCCGGTCGGAACGGTCCGCGGGATTCGGATCGTCAGCCACCGCATGACCGTCCGCTAAGCGGCAAAGGAAACCATCAATGCTTCGGGCGTTTCTGCCCGCCGGCCCACGGGCTGTGGAGCAGGGCCCGCCGCTGGTTGTCGACGAACAGGAAGTCAGACGCGCTGTTGGTGCCACCGCCATGGGCAACGCGATGGAGTGGTTCGACTTCGGAATCTACAGTTATCTCGCGGTCGTCCTCGGCAAGGTCTTCTTCCCCGGCAGCGGCGACGAACTGATCTCCAGCCTTGCCGCATTCGCAGTCGCCTTCCTGATCCGGCCGATCGGTGGGCTCTTCTTCGGACTGCTCGGCGACCGGATTGGTCGCCGAAGCATACTCGCCACAACGATCATCGCGATGGCGGCGGCCACCTTCTCGATCGGCTTGATCCCAAGCTACGCGTCGATCGGCATCTGGTCGTCTGTACTGCTCTACGCCGCGCGTCTGGTGCAGGGCTTCTCGACCGGCGGCGAGTACAGCGGCGCCTCGACGTTTGTCGCGGAGTTCGCGCCCGATCGGCGACGCGGATTTCTCGCATCGTTCCTGGAGGTCGGCACCATCTCCGGATTCGTCGCAGGAGCAGCGCTGGTCACTGGCCTGACGGCGGCGGTCGGCGACGATGCGATGGAGTCATGGGGCTGGCGGGTGCCGTTCCTGCTTGCCGGTCCGCTCGGCGTCGTCGGGCTATACCTGCGGCTCAGGCTCTCGGAGACGCCGGCCTTCGCCTCGATGGATGAACAAGCGCATGCGCGGTCCGGCGGGAGCCGATTGCACGACATCGTCTTCGAGCACAGCGGGGTCGTTCTGCTCTGCATGGCCCTGGTGCTGGCGCTCAACGTCACCAACTACCTCGTGCTGACCTACATGCCGAACTATCTATCAGGAACGCTCGACTACGACACCACGCACAGCCTCTTCCTCAACCTGCTGACCATGCTGGTGATGCTCGCGGCGATTCCGTTCGTGGGGCGGCTGGGCGACCGAATCGGACGACGCCCCGTGTTGCTCGCGGCCTGCGTCGGCTATTTGGCGCTGTCCGTGCCGTCGCTATGGCTGCTGCAACAGGGCTACATCGCAGCGATCCTGCCAGGGCTGCTGATCCTCGGCCTGTGCCAGGCACTCTTCATTGGCACGACACCATCGACGCTACCGGCCATGTTTCCGACGGAGATCCGCTACGGCGGCCTGTCGATCGCGTACAACCTGTCGGCCTCACTGTTCGGCGGAACGGCGCCGTTGATTGCGGAGTGGCTGGTGCGCACCACCGGCGATGCCTATATGCCCGCCTACTACGCGATGCTGGCGGCGTCGGTCGGGCTGGCTGCAGTGCTGCTCATGCGTGAGACCTCCGGGCGGCCGCTGGACGGATCCGCGCCGACCATCAGCACCGACGAAGCTCGCGATACGCACCCCGCGGACGCCGCTGCAGAATGAGCAGCCAACCCATCATGTATCGCCGAAATGAACTCGTCGCACGGTCCTCGGCAAGCCAGATATCGAAACAACCCTGGCTTTAGCGTGGCGAGGGCGAATGACTATTAGCGGTCCGGTTGTCGGCCCGGAAAGTCTTTCGTGCCTGGGAGGACCGATTTATAGCGCGCTAGCGAACGCGTAGCGTCCAACTCATCGGCGTGGCGCGCCACTTCGCGGCCTGCGCTTCGGCGGGCTGATCGCCCGCCTGCGCATCATCCCCGATCAATGC
The DNA window shown above is from Bradyrhizobium sp. CB1650 and carries:
- a CDS encoding MFS transporter is translated as MPSIETSYSWTRLVVSITLSTLGCVGMWSLVVALPAVQADFSAPRADATLPYAFTTVGFMIGGIIVGRLADRFGILPPLAAGTILMSLGYVLTAFAPSLLVFAVVSGVTIGLGGAASFAPLVADASLWFDRHRGLAISMATAGSSLAGVIWTPIIQHFIAAVGWRQTHIGIGLFCLATMLPLSLVLLRRPVFHKATLEAASTGSTYQAMGLAPGVTQGLLAFAGLCCCVAMSMPQVHVVAYCGDLGYGSARGAEMLAVMLGFGVASRLIFGWVLNFIGGLPTLLLGSAMQAIALALYLPFNGLVSLYVISAIFGLAQGGIIPSYAAIIRELFPAREAGLRVSLAISVTLAGMALGGWLAGAIYDWTGSYAAALVNGIAWNIMNMAIAVWLLHRRIPQRRLAASSQEILPA
- a CDS encoding LysR family transcriptional regulator; translation: MTYLLPPLNALRAFEAAARHLSFKQAAHELHVTAGAVSQQVRLLEERLGVQLFERRTRQVVLTSVGETYLTQIRQAFRCLADATAELKPDGVTSMLHIGVHGSFVVDGLRTRLARFRQAQPQVAIRLSQPAGLHELLEGKVDVVIAERVQRCPGHRCEPLEGGFLIGPLGTADCREIETLRSCLLGHVELEPPTTTKAPPVVNTAGPARRPSKPFFSV
- a CDS encoding MFS transporter, which codes for MPKTLRPIVSLLLGLAFLLAGSGLQFTLLPLRGSAEGFDDLALGVISSAYYVGFVSGCLLAPYLILRAGHIRAFTAMVALAAAVALAYALAPVVAAWIVLRGVTGLCLAGLYLVVESWLNDRASNETRGLVLSAYVMVNYGAITLGQSLVTLYPIAEAGNFMVAAMLSSLAIVPVALTRAAQPAPITIVSFRVGQLYRAAPVALVASFMIGAANGAFWGLAPLSTASSGLSIDQVAQFMSTAVLAGAIVQFPVGRLSDRLDRRWVLLVLLIGAAATGVATWLISASGTTLLLFGILFGALALPGYSLAAAHAYDKTPASDVVPIAATILLTNGLGSVVGPLIAATFMSAAGPRALFLFTAIAQALLAAYVFYRTRVQASLASMRKTEFDLATTALVGTVVTHDALDPADPSIVIPEGYARAPMRANARSTPASER
- a CDS encoding MFS transporter yields the protein MLRAFLPAGPRAVEQGPPLVVDEQEVRRAVGATAMGNAMEWFDFGIYSYLAVVLGKVFFPGSGDELISSLAAFAVAFLIRPIGGLFFGLLGDRIGRRSILATTIIAMAAATFSIGLIPSYASIGIWSSVLLYAARLVQGFSTGGEYSGASTFVAEFAPDRRRGFLASFLEVGTISGFVAGAALVTGLTAAVGDDAMESWGWRVPFLLAGPLGVVGLYLRLRLSETPAFASMDEQAHARSGGSRLHDIVFEHSGVVLLCMALVLALNVTNYLVLTYMPNYLSGTLDYDTTHSLFLNLLTMLVMLAAIPFVGRLGDRIGRRPVLLAACVGYLALSVPSLWLLQQGYIAAILPGLLILGLCQALFIGTTPSTLPAMFPTEIRYGGLSIAYNLSASLFGGTAPLIAEWLVRTTGDAYMPAYYAMLAASVGLAAVLLMRETSGRPLDGSAPTISTDEARDTHPADAAAE
- a CDS encoding sigma-70 family RNA polymerase sigma factor; this translates as MDEQEWLTEQFAAHRTQLRKAAYRILGSVGEADDALQESWLRISRANAHGVENMGGWLTTIVGRVCLDMLRARVRRSRREESLDALGSDAVASGGNVIDPEQEEMLADSVGLALLVVLQTLPPAERVAYVLHDMFDLPFDEIAPIVRRSVEATRQLASRARRRVQEGRAVPEANQARRRQIVEAFLTASRAGDFDALVAVLDPDVVLRADEAAARSEVAIEIRGASTIARRALAFSGRAPATRLLLVNGAVGAAWFQDEKPVIIFAFTVDDTKIVEIELIANPERLRSIDLANLDEQGST
- a CDS encoding YciI family protein is translated as MKYLMFIYQPKDFDAKALTESEYKAVAEQYAAVTATPNVKPGLPAGLPKDAVTVRVQNGEAVTAQGTYQEHAVGAYLEFEADTIDAAIELAARIPAARLGGAVEVRPAQKYW